The following coding sequences are from one Triticum dicoccoides isolate Atlit2015 ecotype Zavitan chromosome 4A, WEW_v2.0, whole genome shotgun sequence window:
- the LOC119284925 gene encoding digalactosyldiacylglycerol synthase 2, chloroplastic-like, which yields MSARRHFAVFTTASLPWMTGTSINPLFRAAYLAKDGGRDVTLVIPWLSLRDQELVYPNKIVFDSPLEQEGYVRRWIEERVDFRPSFSIKFYPAKFSKEMRSILPVGDITECIPDEMADIAVLEEPEHLNWYHHGRRWKNKFRRVIGVIHTNYLAYVRREKNGQVIACCLRYANTWVTRIYCHKIIRLSGATQDLPKSVICNVHGVNPKFLEVGRLKLKQLQNGEASFTKGAYYIGKMVWSKGYRELLDLLSKYQSRLSDLEVDLYGSGEDSDEIQESAERLSLAVNVHPGRDHADPLFHDYKVFINPSTTDVVCTTSAEALAMGKIVICANHPSNEFFKQFPNCRIYNNDEEFVQLTLNALAEQPTPLTDMQMYDLSWEAATDRFMEAAEINLPTAEPRIQQASKTYFPTFLRTRKLKQSLEDASVYLHQALSGLEVTRCAFGAVPKTLQPDEQLRKDLGLASPPKRKKQKQKLMT from the exons ATGTCGGCGAGGCGGCATTTCGCTGTGTTCACCACCGCGAGCCTTCCGTGGATGACGGGGACTTCCATCAACCCGTTGTTCCGTGCGGCCTACCTTGCCAAGGATGGGGGTAGAGACGTCACCTTGGTGATCCCCTGGCTTTCTCTAAGGGACCAAGAGTTGGTTTACCCAAACAAGATTGTGTTTGATTCGCCGTTGGAGCAAGAGGGTTATGTTCGTCGCTGGATTGAGGAGAGGGTCGACTTCAGGCCATCGTTCAGCATCAAATTCTACCCTGCTAAG TTTTCTAAAGAAATGAGAAGCATTCTACCTGTTGGGGATATCACAGAATGCATTCCGGATGAAATGGCCGATATTGCTGTTCTAGAGGAGCCTGAGCATCTAAATTGGTACCACCATGGGCGAAGATGGAAAAATAAGTTCAGGCGAGTGATaggtgtgattcacacaaattatcTAGCATATGTGAGAAGAGAAAAGAATGGACAAGTGATTGCCTGTTGCCTCCGATATGCGAACACCTGGGTTACCCGAATTTATTGCCACAAG ATAATCAGACTATCAGGTGCCACTCAAGATTTACCCAAATCTGTTATATGCAATGTCCATGGTGTGAATCCAAAATTTCTTGAGGTTGGCAGGCTAAAATTGAAGCAGCTGCAGAATGGAGAGGCATCCTTCACAAAAGGGGCATACTACATTGGGAAGATGGTGTGGAGTAAGGGTTATAGGGAGCTTCTTGACCTTCTGTCCAAATATCAGAGCAGGTTAAGTGATCTTGAAGTAGATTTATATGGTAGTGGAGAAGATTCAGATGAAATCCAAGAATCTGCAGAGCGCTTAAGTTTGGCTGTAAACGTTCACCCTGGTCGTGATCATGCAGATCCATTATTCCATGA CTATAAAGTATTCATCAATCCCAGCACAACAGATGTGGTCTGCACGACCTCAGCTGAGGCCCTTGCAATGGGAAAAATTGTTATCTGTGCCAATCACCCTTCAAATGAGTTCTTCAAGCAGTTCCCCAACTGCCGCATCTACAACAACGATGAAGAGTTTGTACAACTCACACTGAATGCTCTAGCAGAGCAGCCTACTCCATTAACCGATATGCAGATGTATGACTTGTCGTGGGAGGCAGCAACCGACAGATTCATGGAGGCTGCTGAGATAAACCTTCCTACAGCAGAGCCAAGAATCCAGCAAGCGTCCAAGACATACTTCCCCACTTTTCTAAGGACTCGTAAACTGAAGCAAAGTTTGGAGGATGCATCAGTATACCTGCACCAAGCACTCTCAGGGCTGGAGGTCACCCGTTGCGCCTTTGGTGCTGTTCCAAAGACACTGCAACCCGATGAGCAGCTGCGCAAAGATCTTGGCTTGGCTTCTCCCCCAAAGAGAAAAAAGCAGAAACAAAAGCTGATGACATGA